In Candidatus Syntrophoarchaeum caldarius, one DNA window encodes the following:
- a CDS encoding Ferrous iron transport protein B, producing MIRVALIGNPNVGKTVIFNNLTGSRQHVGNWPGVTVEKKTGRCTHNGTEMEIVDLPGTYSLEADAIDERIARDYIVDEKPDVVVDIVDASNIERNLYLTLLLLELEANVVVALNKMDIAASKNYEFDIKELSLLLGVPVIPTVATTQSGMGELRDAILSAAVRRERHRKVTIGYSDDIEARIKEVEELILTDTYLANTYPPRWLAIKLLEKDESVMARISSSPKRDQILEVAGW from the coding sequence GTGATCAGGGTTGCACTCATCGGAAATCCAAATGTCGGAAAGACCGTGATCTTCAACAACCTGACAGGCTCAAGGCAGCATGTTGGAAACTGGCCAGGAGTCACGGTTGAGAAGAAGACAGGCAGGTGCACGCACAACGGAACCGAGATGGAGATTGTGGATCTTCCAGGCACATACAGCCTCGAAGCAGATGCGATAGATGAACGGATTGCAAGAGACTATATTGTCGATGAGAAGCCTGATGTCGTGGTTGATATCGTTGATGCATCGAATATCGAGCGAAATCTGTATCTAACACTTCTCTTGCTGGAGCTTGAGGCAAACGTCGTCGTCGCACTGAACAAGATGGATATTGCAGCTTCAAAGAATTATGAATTTGATATTAAAGAGCTTTCACTCCTTCTTGGTGTGCCTGTTATCCCGACGGTTGCAACGACCCAGAGCGGTATGGGTGAGCTTCGAGATGCAATTCTCAGTGCAGCGGTGAGAAGGGAGAGGCATCGTAAGGTCACGATCGGCTACAGTGACGATATCGAGGCTCGCATCAAGGAGGTTGAGGAGCTGATCCTCACCGATACCTATCTCGCAAATACCTATCCTCCACGATGGCTTGCCATAAAACTCCTTGAGAAGGATGAGAGTGTTATGGCTCGGATAAGCTCGTCACCAAAACGGGATCAGATCCTGGAGGTGGCAGGATGGTAG
- a CDS encoding Ferrous iron transporter, FeoA subunit domain protein, with translation MKKKTLSDMQPGEKGRVLSVSGDNTVQRRIRDMGIVRGTEIEVVRRAPLGDPVEFRLKGYNLSLRKEEAACVSVEV, from the coding sequence GACCCTGAGTGATATGCAGCCTGGTGAGAAGGGGAGAGTCCTTTCAGTTAGCGGTGATAACACGGTTCAGAGGCGGATCAGGGATATGGGGATTGTCCGGGGCACCGAGATCGAGGTTGTGAGAAGAGCGCCTCTTGGCGATCCTGTGGAGTTTCGTCTCAAAGGGTACAACCTCTCGCTTCGAAAGGAGGAGGCAGCGTGCGTCTCTGTGGAGGTTTAG
- a CDS encoding Ferrous iron transporter, FeoA subunit domain protein, which translates to MFGMRDRISGAKKIHEIERKVEHIHEDVEHVLRSHPADEELSSHLKEIDEHLHELIADSKSLESGVPLGLLSAGDEGVILGYCGGRGVAKRLLELGFTPSSKVKVISGSPGLLVDVKGSRIALGRGIAMKILVDLDGR; encoded by the coding sequence ATGTTTGGGATGAGAGATAGGATCTCTGGTGCAAAGAAGATCCATGAGATAGAGAGGAAGGTGGAACATATCCACGAGGACGTTGAGCATGTACTCAGGTCCCACCCAGCTGATGAAGAGCTCTCTTCGCACCTCAAAGAGATCGATGAGCACCTGCATGAGCTTATCGCAGATAGTAAGAGTCTGGAGTCGGGCGTTCCACTCGGACTCCTCTCTGCAGGCGATGAGGGTGTGATCCTTGGATACTGTGGCGGAAGAGGGGTTGCAAAGAGACTTCTCGAGCTTGGATTCACGCCGTCCTCTAAGGTCAAGGTGATCTCAGGATCTCCAGGGCTTCTCGTTGATGTGAAAGGATCAAGGATTGCGCTCGGTCGTGGTATTGCTATGAAGATACTTGTGGACCTTGATGGCAGGTGA